AGGTGCGCGCGGGCCGGCAGCCAGCGCTGCATGGATTCGGGCCGGTGCGATGCCTGCGGGCTGGCGGTGAGCACGCATTCCTCGCCCAACCGGGCGCTGAGCCGCTCGACCAGTTCATGCAGGGCATCGCCCTGGCGGTTGTCCTCGGGCAGAAAACTGGTGCTGGCGCCGCCCCAGGGCGCGGTGTCGAGCGAGCGCAGCCGCAGCCAGCTGGCGGGCGCGGACATCTTCTGCAGCGCCAGTCGCTCGCCGAGCAGTCGTTGCAGATGGGCCATGTCCTGCAGCGGCTCGGCGGTGCGCACCACCAGTTGCTCGAAAGCCGGCAGATCGACGCCGTCGATGCGCTTGAGGTCCAGCGTCCATTGCAGTTCCAGCGCCAGCACGCCGAGCTGCCGCGATCGCAACCAGATCTGGAGCGATCGCAACAGGCGGCTGGCCGACCACATCAGCTCCGGCGCCCGTTCGGCCAGCGCGACCAGTTCCACCTTCTGGTCGAAATGCTCGGGCAACTCCAGCCAGCGATGCACCTCGGGACGGCGTCCCCAGGCCAGGTCGAGCGCATCGCGCAGCGCCGGCCCGAAACGCCGGGCCAGCCCCGAACGGGGAAGCCGTTCCACATCGCCCCACAGCAGGCAACCCAGTCGCTCCAGCATGTCGAGGTGCTCGCGCGCCGCCGACAGGCTGTGCAGGGGAAGCTCCGCTGGAACGCGGGCCGGCGGTCGTTGCCCGGCGGCCATCAGGCGCAGGCGGGCCAGCGCCGTCAGGCTGTTGTCGCCCTGCGCGCCCAACAGGCCGAAGCCGGGTGCCGGATTGCGGGCCCGCAATTCGGCACGCAGGGCCTGCGCCCCACCCCACAGGCGTTCGCAGGCCGAAACCTCGATCAGCAGGGCCTCCTCCAGCCAGGCCACACGCGGCGAGAACTGCAAGGCCCACCAGCCCAATGCCTCGGCGCAAGGCAATGGGATGTCGGCGCCGGGCTCAGGCCGCCACAGAAGTGCGATCCAGCGCATGTTCGGCCTTGGAGGCAAGAAAGAAGGATTCCAGCCGAACGACGGTGGCGCCGGTGGCGGATGCCGCCTGGGGCTCCGGCATTCGCTGGGCGCGCCTGCGTCGGCTGGCTTCGAGCACCGCCGCCAGGCGGGCCGGCTGGGAGGCCACCGGTATCGGTCGGCTCAACGGCGGGCCGCGCCGCTTGAGCAGGTGCAGCGTCATGGTGTCGGCGCTGTCCCCCTGCTCCACCGACAGGCGCAGCCGCGCGGGAGACGATTGCCCGGCCGAGCCCTGCGGCCGAAAAACCCACAGCAGGCGCTCGTATTGAGCGGCCGCCAGTTGCAGCCGTCGCAGGTCACCCACCCGCGCCTGCGGCAGCCAGGCCACCACCGCCGACACATCGCGACAGCGCAAGGACTGCTCGCATGCCCACAGCCGGGCATTCGCCGCATCGCAGCGCACCCACAGCAAGGCTTCGGGCGGCAAGCCCTGCGCGGCCAGCGCCGGGCCGAAAGGCCGATGCGGCGCTCCGACCAGCGCCACCGGCCGCCCCTGGGCCGACACCAATCGCGACAGCGCCGGCAGCAGCAGCGGCCAGGCGAATGTTTCAGCACCGGCGTGCAGCACCTCGCTCATCGCCCCGACCGGCCAGCCGCCACCGGGCAATTCGGCGTCGAGCGCCGGGAAGCCGCTGGACTCGATCTCGCTTTCGGCGTGCGCCAGGCTGTCGCCGCTCCAGATCTGGGAGAGCGCTCCGGGCAAATACGCGGGCTGGAGAATGGCGGCAACTGGCATGCCTGTATTTTTATACAGTAATGCTCTTGGCGGAAGAGTTGACAGCCCTTTTTTACGCAAGCCGATTCGCGGTGGGCGAAAATTCAGACCGCTGCCGCAAAGAAATGCGGGCAATCACTCCGATCCGAAAGCCTTGTTTTGTCCCTAGAGTCCGACCACCCCGTACCGCGAACGACACGCCCCGGCATTTTTTCCTTTTTCGAGTCGCGGGTCGACGCCTTCCCTTCCTCCCAGCCTGGCCTGCCGACCACCCGCTTCCTGAAATTCCTTTGGGATTGCACCGAGGGTTCGCGGGGCTGGGTGATGTTGCTGATCGGACTCACCGCCGCCATCGGCGCCTTCGACGCTTTGCTCGTCGCCACGCTGGGCCGGGTGGTCGACCTGCTCGGACAGGTGCAGCCCGCCCTGCTCTGGCAGCAACACGGTGTCATGCTCGCGGTGATCTCCGCTGTGGTGGTGGCGAGCATCGGACTCATCTGGCTGCAGACCACGGTGCAGCACCAGGTGCTGGCCATCAACTTTCCGATGCGGCTGCGATGGAATTTTCACCGGCTGCTGCTGGCGCAGAGCATGTCTTTCTACCAGGACGAGTTCTCCGGCCGCATCACCTCCCGCATGATGCAGACCGCCCTGGGCGTGCGCGACCTCCTCTTCATCTTTGCCGAAGTCATCGTCGGCATGTTCATCAACTTCTTCACCATCGTGGTGTTCGCCGCGGCGTTCGACATCCGGCTGGTGTGGCCCTTTCTGATCTGGTCGCTGGCCTATGCCGTGGCATGTGTGTACTTCGTGCCGCGTGTCGCCAAGGTCGGACGCGAACAGGCCGACGCCCGCTCTCTCATGACCGGCCGGGTGAGCGACGCCTACACCAATATCGCCACCGTCAAGCTGTTCTCGCACTCCCGTCGCGAGGCCATGTTCGCCCGCGACGCCATGCGCGAGTTCCAGGGCACCGGCTTTCGCCAGATGCGCCTCGTGAGCGGTTTCGAGACCGTCAACCATGCCCTGTCGATGCTGTTGGTGCTGGGTGTCGCCGGTTGCTCGCTGTGGCTCTGGTCGAACGGACAGGTCGGCGTCGGCGCCATCGCCGCGGCCACCGCGATGGCGATGCGCCTCAACAGCATGGCGCACTGGATCATGTGGCAGTTGAGCAATCTCTTCGAGAACGTCGGCACGGTGCAGGACGGCATCAAGACCCTCTCGACGCCGCACGCGGTGCTCGACCGACCCGGCGCGACCACCCTGACCGTACCCCACGGCGAGGTGCGCTTCGAGAACCTGCGTTTCGCCTACCCCGCCGCCCCCGCGACCGCCGGCAGCCCGCCCACCACGCCACGAACCATCATCGACGGGCTCGACCTGGTGGTGAAGCCCGGCGAGAAGATCGGCCTGGTCGGCCGCTCAGGATCCGGCAAATCCACCCTGGTGAACCTGCTGCTGCGTTTCTACGAACTCGACAGCGGGCGCATCCTGGTCGACGGCCACGACATAGCAGGCGTCACCCAGGACAGCCTGCGCGCCTCCATCGGCATGGTCACCCAGGACACCTCCCTGCTGCACCGCTCGGTGCGCGACAACATTGCCTACGGCCGGCCCGACGCCGACGAAGCCGCCATCGCGCATGCGGCCGAGCGCGCCGAAGCCTCGGGCTTCATCGCCCAGCTGTCCGACGCCAAGGGCCGGCTGGCCTACGACGCGCACGTCGGCGAACGCGGCGTGAAGCTCTCCGGCGGTCAGCGCCAACGCATCGCCATCGCCCGCGTCATGCTCAAGGACGCGCCGATCCTGCTGCTCGACGAAGCCACCAGCGCACTCGACTCCGAGGTCGAATCGGCGATCCAGGAAAGCCTCTACCGCCTCATGGAAGGCAAGACCGTGATCGCCATCGCGCACCGGCTTTCCACCATCGCCGCGATGGACCGTCTGGTGGTGCTCGACGGTGGCCGCATCGCCGAGCAGGGAGACCACCGCAGTCTGATGGAAGCCAACGGCATCTACGCGCGGCTGTGGGCGCACCAAAGCGGCGGTTTCCTGGGCGAGACGGACGAATAGGCATCCTCCCGATCCGGCTTCTGCCCCAACCTGCTAGGCTTGGGGAATGAAGACAGCCCCGCTGCCTCCCGACGAACCGCAAAGGCTTCGCGCACTGCACGAGCTCCTGTTGCTGGATGGCCCCCCGGAAGAAAAATTCGACCGGGTGGTGCGGTTCGCCGCTGAGCAGCTCGACGTGCCCATCGCCCTCGTCAGCCTGATCGACGACGACCGCCAGTGGTTCAAGGCGCGCCACGGCATCGACGTGGCCGAAACTCCGCGCGACGTGGCCTTCTGCGCCCACGCCATCCTGCAGCCCGAGCTCTTCGTGGTCGAAGATGCCTCGCTCGACGAACGTTTTTCAGACAACCCGCTGGTCACCGACGGGCCGCGCATCCGCTTCTATGCCGGCGCCCGCTCAATGCGCCGGGCGGCGAACGCATAGGCACGCTGTGCGTGCTCGACCAGAAACCGCGCAAGCTCGGCATCGTCGAAATCGCTGTCCTGGAAGCCCTGCGCGACCTGGTCAACGACGCCGTCGCCGGCAAGGCCGACGAGGAGGATTCGCCTTGAACAGCAGCAACGCGCCGCTGCCCGCCGTGCTGCTGCTGGAGCCGCAATTCGTCCTGCGGCGCACCATCGTCACGGTCGCCAAGGAACTCGACCTCGTCGCCTTCCACGAGGCCACCAACATCGATCGTGCGCTGGCTTTGCTGGGCTCGCGCAAGTTCGCCGGCATCGTGATCGATCTGGGCGAGGGCCCGGACACCGTCACCCTGCTCGAAGAACTGCGAAAAGGCGCGTTCGCCTGCGGCGCGCGCATTCCGGTGATCGTGATGAGTTCGGAGCCGGGCAAGCCCGACGCGCCGACGCTGGGGCCGCTATGGCCGGTGGATGTGCTGCGCAAGCCATTCAAGATCGGCGCCTTGCTGGAGTCGGTGCGCTCCATGGCGCAACACGAGCCCGGCCGGCCGCACTGACGCACTCGGATCGAGCCGCGCCGACCGGCGTGACAAGCCGAAACGTCGACGCACAAGAGGGCTTGCAGACTGCGAATGTCAGTCCTTCCCTCGTTCACGCTCCGGAGACGCCATGCTCGAAAAACTGCCCGACATGCTGGGCCATGCCCTGCGCAACCAGCGCGCCGGCCTCGATGCCGTCGCCTTCAACCGGATCGACCTGCGCCAGGGCACTTCGGCAATCGCCGTGAGCAGCCTGGCCTTCGTCGACCACGGGCCGATCCCGATGCTCTACACCGCCGATGGCGACGGGCGTTCTCCGCCCCTGCAATGGGGTGGGCTGCCCGAGGAAACCGGCTCGGTGCTGCTGATCGTGGAAGATGCCGATGCGCCGACGCCGAAACCGCTGGTGCACGCCATCGTGGTCGATCTTCCACCGGGCGACGGCGCCATGGCCGAAGGCGCGCTGAGCGGTGGCGATGAAGAAGATGCAACGTCCGAAGACCGTGACGGCGCCGGCAGCGACGAGCCGAGGACCGGTCGAAACTCCTATCTCCAGTCGGAGTGGCTGCCACCCGACCCGCCACCGGGTCACGGCTTGCATCGCTATGTTTTCCAGGTCTTCGCGCTCAAACCTGGAGCCGTTTTTTCAAACAAACCCGGTCGCGACGAAGTGCTGGACGTGCTGGCAACGCATGCCATCGCCAGCGGCCTGCTCATCGGAACCTATGAGCGAGACGGCTCGGTGAAAGTGGACGATACGGCACCCGCGCCGGCTGGCGCCGGTGGTCCGCAATTGGCTTAGCGCTCGCTCAGACCACGACTTTCGCACGCGCCCAGCCGGCCACTGCCTCGATGGCCAGCGGGTAACCCGCCGTGCCGAATCCGAACATCACGCCCCGCGCGACGGGCGACAGGTAGGAGTGCTGACGAAACTCCTCGCGGGCGTGCACATTCGAGATATGAAGCTCCACCAGGCTGACGCCCGCGCCCTTGACCGCGTCACGCAAGGCCACGCTGGTGTGGGTGTAGGCAGCCGCGTTGAGGACGGTGCCCGCAGCGGATCCGGCTGCTTCGGCGCTTCCAGCTTCCTGCAGCCAGCCGACGAGTTCGCCTTCGTGATTGCTCTGCCGGAAATCGAGCTTCAAACCCAGGCGCGTGCAGGCCTGCGCGCAAAGCTGGCGCACGTCGTCGAGCGTATGGGCACCGTAGATGCCGGGTTCACGTGAGCCCAAAAGGTTGAGATTGGGTCCGTTCAGGACATAGACAGTCTGGGTCATGGCGCGGTTTTGGCAGGCCGTTCTGCATTCGAATGAAAGAGCGGAAGCAGGAAAGCATACACGCCGTACCCAAAGAAAAAGCGCCCCTCAGGGCGCTTGGAATGCAACTGCGCTGAGCAGGCTTTTATCGACGGTCCCAGCCACGATGCCCATGACCGTGGTCGAAGCCCCGGCCGGGAGGTCCACCCCAGCCACGACCATGGCCATAACCCGGGCCGTAGAAGATGGGACGGGGTTGCACATAGACCGGCGGCGGCGGTGCGTAGTAGACCGGACGCGGCTGGTAATACACGGGCGGTGGTGGCGCGTAATAGGCCGGGGGCGGCGGAGCGTAATACTGGGGCGGCGCGGCATAGACCGGGCCACCACCGATCACCAGCCCCGGTGTGGCAATGCCGACCGACAGCGCCACACCACCACCGGCGTGCGCGGCACCGGCTGCGCCGAGGGCCAGTACCGCGCCCATGGCGGCGAAAACGGTACGAATGCGACCTTGAATGGACATTTGTGAATCTCCTGAAAACGGACGGTATCGCCACGACGACGGCACCTTCCATGTAGTCAGTAACGCATGAAAGCCTGAAGCGGATGGCAGGATTGGATGAAGAGTCGTGACCACTGGTAACGGTGGTGGGCACATGCCAAATTTTGCAGACGTTGGCTGCCAACCACGTACCCCGGGCGAGCCGCCCTAGAATCAGAGGATGAATTCTCCCGCTCTCGCGACGCACGCAGGCACCGGCGCCGCAGAACCAGTCAAGCCCAGCAATTTTCTTCGTCACGTGGTCGAAAGCGACCTCTCCCAAGGGCGCTATGTCGGCCGCCACTGGGGCGGCAGCCCGGGCGACGCCGCCCACCATGCCGCCGGTATCGCCGATCCGGCGCGTGTGCGTCTGCGTTTCCCGCCGGAGCCCAACGGCTATCTTCACGTAGGCCACGCCAAGAGCATCTGGCTCAACTTCAGCATGGCGGCCGAATACGGCGGCGTCTGCCACCTGCGTTTCGACGACACCAACCCCGAAAAAGAAGACCAGGAATACGTCGACTCCATTCGCGACACGGTGCGCTGGCTGGGCTACGACACCATGCTGGCCGACGACCCGGCAGCCCCGGGCCAAAGCCGCGAGCACGAATACTTCGCGAGCGACTATTTTGACCTGATGTATCGCGCTGCCGAAATGCTGGTCGAGGCCGGCCACGCCTACGTCGACGAGCAGACGCCCGAGCAGATGCGCGCCAACCGCGGCGACTTCACCACGCCAGGCACCGACAGCCCGTTCCGCAGCCGCAGCCCTGCCGAAAACCTGGCACGTCTGCGCGAGATGCGCGACGGCCAGCACGCCGACGGGTCCATGGTGCTTCGCGCCAAGATCGACATGGCCTCGCCCAACATCAACCTGCGCGACCCGGCGATCTATCGCATTCGCCGCGCCACCCATCACAACACCGGTGACCGTTGGTGCATCTATCCGATGTACACCTTCGCGCATCCGATCGAAGACGCGCTCGAGCAGATCACCCACAGCATCTGCACCCTGGAGTTCGAAGACCAGCGCCCGTTCTACGACTGGCTGCTGGAACGACTTGCCGAAGGCGGCCTGCTGGCTTCGCCCCAACCCCGGCAATACGAGTTCGCCCGCCTCAACGTCACCTACATGGTGACCAGCAAACGCAAGCTCAAGCAATTGGTCGACGAGAAATACGTCGACGGCTGGGACGATCCCCGCATGCCCACGCTCGCGGGCCTGCGCCGCCGCGGCTACACGCCGGCAGCTCTGCGCCTGTTCTGCGAACGCTCCGGCGTGACCAAGGTCGGCGGCTGGACCGAATACTCGGCGCTCGAAGCAGCCCTGCGCGAAACGCTCGATCCGGTCGCAGCCCGCGCCATGGCGGTGCTGGAGCCAGTGCGCCTGGTGTTGACCAACTGGGACGGACTCATGGGCGAAGGCTTTCTCGATGCCTGTCAGGCGCCGGTTCATCCGCACCATCCAGAGCAGGGCGTCCGGCACTTCCAGTTCGGTCGCGATCTCTGGATCGAGCGCACCGACTACGAAGATACACCGCCCAAGGGCTACAACCGCCTGTTCCCGGGCAACAAGGTTCGTCTGAAATACGGCCACGTCATCGAATGCACCGGCGCGGAACGTGACGCCGACGGCAAGCTGGTGGCGGTGCTGGCGCGCCTGTTGCCCGACACCAAGAGCGGCACGCCCGGCGCTGACGCGGTCAAGGTCAAGGGCGTCATCACCTGGGTATCGGTAGCCGATGCGGTGCCGGCCGACTTCAACCTCTACGACCGGCTGTTCACCCAGCCGCATCCCGACGCGGGCGACAACGACTTCCTGGCCAACCTGAATCCGGCGAGTCTGTCGCGCAGCGCCGGCTTCGTGGAGCCGGGCACCGCCGAACGCGCACGCGCCGGCGCCTTGCAATTCGAGCGCCATGGCTACTTCACAGCCGACCGCGCGGCCGGCGCCCCCGTCGTCGAAGCACCGCTGGTGTTCAACCGAACCTCCAGCCTGCGCGACAACTGGACCCGCTGAGCGCCTGGCATGCTTGCGCCGGCCCGCGAGCCGGCGGAACCGCCAGCAGGTGGTTCGGACGGCGGATGCTGGCAAGATAGCCGCATCTTCCAAAACCCTCATCTCGAAAGGCGCGCATGGCTTCCACGCAGCACACCTGGCAATTCTTCCGCGCGGGCGGCGTCGATCAGGTTCTCATCCGGGATGGTCAGGACGTCGCACACATCGGGGAGCTCGACCAGAAACTGTGGGTGGCACTGGCCTGCCCGACACGCGGCCTGGAATTCGACAGCCGCACCCTCGACCTCATCGACATCGACCACGACGGCCGCATCAGGGCGCCCGAGTTGATTGCGGCTTGCCAATGGGCTTGCGGCCGGGTGAAGAACCCGGACGAACTCGTCACCGGCGGCGAATCGCTCGCACTGTCGATGATGAAGACCGACGACGACATCGGACAATTGCTGCAACTGGAAGCGCGCCGCGTGCTCGGGCTGCTCGGCCGGGAAAACGACGACGTCATCACCCTCGCCGACGTGACCGACCGCAGCAAGCTGCTGACCGCCATGCGCTTCAACGGCGACGGCGTGATCACGGTCGAAACCGCAGGCGAAGATGCCGCCGCCGCTCAGGTCATCGGCTGGATCGGCCAGACACGCGGCACGGTCGACGACCGCAATGGCAAGCCCGGCATCGATCGCAAACGAGCAGAGGCCTTCTTCGCGGATGCCCACGCGCTCGCCGCCTGGCATTCGGCCGGACTCGCGGACAGCACGGCGCTGCCACTGGGCGATGGCACCGGCGACGCCCTGGCGGCGATGAACGCGGTTCGTGAAAAGATCGACGATTTCTTCGTCCGGGGCCGGCTCGCCGCCTTCGACGCCCGCGCCGCCGCGGCCGTCAACCCGACGCCCGAGGAATACGCGGCCATCGCCGCCAAGCCCATGGACCGCCACACCGCAGCCATCGCCGCGCTGCCGCTGGCTCCGGTACAACCCGGCGTCGACCTGCCGCTGGGCCGTGGCGTGAACCCGGCCTGGGCCGATGCGCTTTCCGCCCTGCAGGCCAAGACGCTGGAGCCCTTGCTCGGCAAGCCGGTCGATTCGCTGAACGAAGCCGACTGGCTGCAGATCCAGGCTCGCCTGGCGGCCTACCAGGACTGGCTCACGTCGCGCCCGGCCGTGACGCTCGGCGACCTGACGGTGGAACAGACACTCTCCGCGATTCCGGCCGAAGCGGCGGTGCTCGAACTGATGTCCCAGGACGAAGCCGAGGAGCCGGCCAACGCCCGCATCGTCGAGCTCGAGAAGCTGCTGCGCTTCAAGCGTGACCTGGTGCCGCTGCTGAACAACTTCGTGTCGTTCACCAGCTTCTATCGCCGCACCGGCGCGATCTTCCAGGCCGGCCGGCTCTATCTCGATGCGCGCAGCTGCGACCTCACGGTGAAGGTCGCCGACGCCGGCAAGCACGCCGCGCTGGCGGGCCTGGCCAAGACCTACCTCGCCTACTGCGACTGCGTGCGCAACGGCCAGAAGATGACGATCGTCGCGGCCTTCACCGCCGGCGATGTCGACTTTCTCTTCGTTGGCCGCAACGGTGTGTTTTACGACCGTGCCGGCAACGACTGGGACGCCACCATCACCAAGCTGATCGAAAACCCGACCAGCGTGTCGCAAGCTTTCTTCTCGCCCTACAAGAAGTTCCTGCGGGCCATCGAAGAACAGGTCGCCAAGCGCGCGGCCGCCAGCGATACGGCCGCACAGACCTCGCTTGGTGCGCTGGCAGGCGACATCAGCACGGCCGACAAGACCGCCGCCGCCGGCACCCCGCCGCCACTGCTTGCCAAGGTGCCCGGCAGCAAGGTCGACGTCGGCACGGTGGCCGCCATCGGCGTCGCCCTCGGCAGCATCAGCGCGGTGCTGGTGGGCGTCTTCGGCAAGTTCGTGGAACTGGGCGCCTGGATTCCGCTGGCCATCCTGGGAATCGTGCTCGCCATCTCCGGCCCCAGCATGCTCATTGCGTGGCTCAAGCTGCGCCAACGCAGCCTCGGGCCGATCCTCGACGCCACCGGCTGGGCCATCAACGGCCGCATGAAGGTCAACGTGCCGCTGGGTGCATCGCTGTCGCAGTCGGCCCATATTCCGGCCGGCGCCAAGCGCTCGTT
The nucleotide sequence above comes from Xylophilus sp. GOD-11R. Encoded proteins:
- a CDS encoding Y-family DNA polymerase; the protein is MRWIALLWRPEPGADIPLPCAEALGWWALQFSPRVAWLEEALLIEVSACERLWGGAQALRAELRARNPAPGFGLLGAQGDNSLTALARLRLMAAGQRPPARVPAELPLHSLSAAREHLDMLERLGCLLWGDVERLPRSGLARRFGPALRDALDLAWGRRPEVHRWLELPEHFDQKVELVALAERAPELMWSASRLLRSLQIWLRSRQLGVLALELQWTLDLKRIDGVDLPAFEQLVVRTAEPLQDMAHLQRLLGERLALQKMSAPASWLRLRSLDTAPWGGASTSFLPEDNRQGDALHELVERLSARLGEECVLTASPQASHRPESMQRWLPARAHLRSLSAPWRAMQASAPQIQADTLYPGWLLPEPIPLETRQAVPQWRGALRTLAGPQRLETGWWSGLEGTSPQRTARDYYIAESPGGGLVWIFQERRPPRHHDPDTALIPQAAPEAAGQADVDEKTRDESGEPHHEGGPWFLHGLYA
- the imuA gene encoding translesion DNA synthesis-associated protein ImuA, which translates into the protein MPVAAILQPAYLPGALSQIWSGDSLAHAESEIESSGFPALDAELPGGGWPVGAMSEVLHAGAETFAWPLLLPALSRLVSAQGRPVALVGAPHRPFGPALAAQGLPPEALLWVRCDAANARLWACEQSLRCRDVSAVVAWLPQARVGDLRRLQLAAAQYERLLWVFRPQGSAGQSSPARLRLSVEQGDSADTMTLHLLKRRGPPLSRPIPVASQPARLAAVLEASRRRRAQRMPEPQAASATGATVVRLESFFLASKAEHALDRTSVAA
- a CDS encoding ABC transporter ATP-binding protein encodes the protein MFSFFESRVDAFPSSQPGLPTTRFLKFLWDCTEGSRGWVMLLIGLTAAIGAFDALLVATLGRVVDLLGQVQPALLWQQHGVMLAVISAVVVASIGLIWLQTTVQHQVLAINFPMRLRWNFHRLLLAQSMSFYQDEFSGRITSRMMQTALGVRDLLFIFAEVIVGMFINFFTIVVFAAAFDIRLVWPFLIWSLAYAVACVYFVPRVAKVGREQADARSLMTGRVSDAYTNIATVKLFSHSRREAMFARDAMREFQGTGFRQMRLVSGFETVNHALSMLLVLGVAGCSLWLWSNGQVGVGAIAAATAMAMRLNSMAHWIMWQLSNLFENVGTVQDGIKTLSTPHAVLDRPGATTLTVPHGEVRFENLRFAYPAAPATAGSPPTTPRTIIDGLDLVVKPGEKIGLVGRSGSGKSTLVNLLLRFYELDSGRILVDGHDIAGVTQDSLRASIGMVTQDTSLLHRSVRDNIAYGRPDADEAAIAHAAERAEASGFIAQLSDAKGRLAYDAHVGERGVKLSGGQRQRIAIARVMLKDAPILLLDEATSALDSEVESAIQESLYRLMEGKTVIAIAHRLSTIAAMDRLVVLDGGRIAEQGDHRSLMEANGIYARLWAHQSGGFLGETDE
- a CDS encoding GAF domain-containing protein, which codes for MKTAPLPPDEPQRLRALHELLLLDGPPEEKFDRVVRFAAEQLDVPIALVSLIDDDRQWFKARHGIDVAETPRDVAFCAHAILQPELFVVEDASLDERFSDNPLVTDGPRIRFYAGARSMRRAANA
- a CDS encoding response regulator, translated to MNSSNAPLPAVLLLEPQFVLRRTIVTVAKELDLVAFHEATNIDRALALLGSRKFAGIVIDLGEGPDTVTLLEELRKGAFACGARIPVIVMSSEPGKPDAPTLGPLWPVDVLRKPFKIGALLESVRSMAQHEPGRPH
- a CDS encoding YbhB/YbcL family Raf kinase inhibitor-like protein, whose protein sequence is MLEKLPDMLGHALRNQRAGLDAVAFNRIDLRQGTSAIAVSSLAFVDHGPIPMLYTADGDGRSPPLQWGGLPEETGSVLLIVEDADAPTPKPLVHAIVVDLPPGDGAMAEGALSGGDEEDATSEDRDGAGSDEPRTGRNSYLQSEWLPPDPPPGHGLHRYVFQVFALKPGAVFSNKPGRDEVLDVLATHAIASGLLIGTYERDGSVKVDDTAPAPAGAGGPQLA
- the aroQ gene encoding type II 3-dehydroquinate dehydratase, which translates into the protein MTQTVYVLNGPNLNLLGSREPGIYGAHTLDDVRQLCAQACTRLGLKLDFRQSNHEGELVGWLQEAGSAEAAGSAAGTVLNAAAYTHTSVALRDAVKGAGVSLVELHISNVHAREEFRQHSYLSPVARGVMFGFGTAGYPLAIEAVAGWARAKVVV
- a CDS encoding glutamine--tRNA ligase/YqeY domain fusion protein, with amino-acid sequence MNSPALATHAGTGAAEPVKPSNFLRHVVESDLSQGRYVGRHWGGSPGDAAHHAAGIADPARVRLRFPPEPNGYLHVGHAKSIWLNFSMAAEYGGVCHLRFDDTNPEKEDQEYVDSIRDTVRWLGYDTMLADDPAAPGQSREHEYFASDYFDLMYRAAEMLVEAGHAYVDEQTPEQMRANRGDFTTPGTDSPFRSRSPAENLARLREMRDGQHADGSMVLRAKIDMASPNINLRDPAIYRIRRATHHNTGDRWCIYPMYTFAHPIEDALEQITHSICTLEFEDQRPFYDWLLERLAEGGLLASPQPRQYEFARLNVTYMVTSKRKLKQLVDEKYVDGWDDPRMPTLAGLRRRGYTPAALRLFCERSGVTKVGGWTEYSALEAALRETLDPVAARAMAVLEPVRLVLTNWDGLMGEGFLDACQAPVHPHHPEQGVRHFQFGRDLWIERTDYEDTPPKGYNRLFPGNKVRLKYGHVIECTGAERDADGKLVAVLARLLPDTKSGTPGADAVKVKGVITWVSVADAVPADFNLYDRLFTQPHPDAGDNDFLANLNPASLSRSAGFVEPGTAERARAGALQFERHGYFTADRAAGAPVVEAPLVFNRTSSLRDNWTR